The proteins below are encoded in one region of Sebastes fasciatus isolate fSebFas1 chromosome 16, fSebFas1.pri, whole genome shotgun sequence:
- the cyb5d2 gene encoding neuferricin, with the protein MDSMLGYVLVAFLALAVLFIPQEWSLNVTFRMPSDPGPNVRLLNRLELSLYDGEEGSKGLYLALLGQVFDVQKGHKHYGPGGAYHCMAGKDASLAFITGDFTESGQTDDVSSLSPLQVMALYDWLAFYQRDYNSVGLLKGRFYSETGQPTAALLLVGESLAEGQRIKAQSDAEKVHFPACNSEWSAARGGRVWCSTKSGGVERSWTGVPRKLFSPGSSGVRCVCVEDPSAAEEDPNLQIYDCCPPDADSCSVKEF; encoded by the exons ATGGACAGCATGCTCGGCTATGTATTGGTGGCGTTTTTAGCCCTGGCGGTGTTGTTTATTCCTCAGGAGTGGTCCTTGAACGTTACATTTAGGATGCCATCAGATCCAGGGCCCAATGTGAGGCTCCTGAACCGGCTTGAGTTATCACTGTACGACGGAGAGGAAGGCAGCAAGGGCCTTTATCTGGCCCTACTGGGGCAGGTTTTTGATGTACAGAAGGGACACAAGCACTATGGACCTGGTGGTGCTTATCACTGCATGGCAG GCAAAGATGCATCACTGGCCTTCATCACTGGGGACTTCACAGAAAGTGGCCAGACAGATGATGTGTCCAGTCTGTCCCCGTTGCAGGTGATGGCCCTTTACGACTGGCTGGCCTTCTATCAGAGGGACTATAACAGTGTAG GTCTGTTAAAGGGCCGGTTCTACAGCGAGACCGGGCAGCCCACGGCGGCCCTGCTGCTGGTAGGAGAATCACTAGCAGAGGGCCAGCGAATCAAGGCCCAGTCTGATGCTGAGAAGGTACACTTCCCTGCCTGCAACTCAGAGTGGAGCGCTGCCAGGGGAGGAAGAGTCTGGTGCTCCACTAAGAG tggTGGAGTGGAAAGAAGCTGGACAGGTGTCCCGCGGAAGCTCTTCTCTCCAGGCTCCAGTGGTGTTCGTTGTGTCTGTGTTGAAGACCCGTCTGCAGCAGAGGAAGACCCCAACCTGCAGATATATGACTGCTGCCCTCCAGATGCTGACTCATGCTCTGTTAAAGAGTTCTAG